Part of the Pseudomonas abietaniphila genome is shown below.
CTGTAGTCCAGGGCGTGGACAAGTTCCTGCCTGTGGATGTCTATGTGCCCGGCTGCCCGCCCCGCCCAGAGGCATTCCTGCAAGGCCTCATGCTGTTGCAGGAATCCATTGGCCAGGAGCGTCGTCCTCTTTCCTGGGTCGTCGGCGACCAAGGCGTGTACCGCGCCGAGATGCCGTCGCAGAAGGAACAGCGCCGCGAACAGCGTATTGCTGTGACAAACCTGCGCAGCCCCGACGAAGTCTGATCCAGTTTTTCTTTTACAAAAAGAAGCCTGAACCTGGGTTCATTCTGTACGTTGACCGATAGCGATCGAGACCTATGACTGCAGACACCGCTCTGTACATCCCGCCTTACAAGGCTGACGACCAAGATGTCGTCGTTGAGTTGCACAACCGCTTTGGCGCCGAGGCGTTCACCGCCCAATCCACTGTCACCGGCATGCCGGTGCTGTGGGTCGCCCGTGCCAAGCTGTTCGAAATCCTGACGTTCCTGCGCAACGTGCCCAAGCCGTACTCGATGCTGTACGACCTGCACGGTGTGGACGAGCGCCTGCGTACCAAACGCCGTGGCTTGCCGGACGCCGATTTCACTGTGTTCTACCACCTCCTGTCGGTAGAGCGTAATAGTGACGTGATGATCAAGGTCGCCTTGTCCGAGGGCGACCTCAGCGTGCCGACCATCACCAGCATCTGGCCGAACGCCAACTGGTATGAGCGTGAAGTGTGGGACATGTTCGGGATCGACTTCCCGGGCCATCCGCACCTGAGCCGCATCATGATGCCGCCGACCTGGGAAGGTCACCCGCTGCGCAAGGACTACCCTGCCCGCGCCACCGAGTTCGACCCGTACAGCCTAACGCTGGCCAAACAGCAACTGGAAGAAGAAGCCGCGCGCTTCCGTCCGGAAGACTGGGGCATGAAGCGTTCCGGCACCAACGAGGACTATATGTTCCTCAACCTGGGTCCGAACCACCCTTCCGCTCACGGTGCGTTCCGTATCGTGCTGCAACTGGACGGTGAAGAAATCGTCGACTGCGTTCCGGACATCGGCTACCACCACCGTGGTGCCGAGAAGATGGCCGAGCGTCAGTCCTGGCACAGCTTCATCCCGTACACCGACCGTATCGATTACCTCGGCGGCGTGATGAACAACTTGCCGTACGTGCTCTCGGTCGAGAAGCTGGCCGGCATCAAGGTGCCGGAGAAGGTCGATGTCATCCGCATCATGATGGCCGAGTTCTTCCGTATCACCAGTCACCTGCTGTTCCTGGGTACCTACATCCAAGACGTGGGCGCGATGACCCCGGTGTTCTTCACCTTCACCGACCGGCAAAAAGCCTACACGGTGATCGAAGCCATCACCGGTTTCCGTCTGCACCCGGCCTGGTATCGCATCGGTGGTGTCGCTCACGACCTGCCACGCGGCTGGGACAAGCTGGTCAAGGACTTCGTCGAATGGCTGCCCAAGCGCCTGGACGAATACACCAAAGCCGCCCTGCAGAACAGCATCCTCAAGGGTCGTACCATCGGCGTTGCCGCCTACAACACCAAAGAAGCCCTGGAATGGGGTGTCACCGGTGCAGGCCTGCGTTCCACCGGTTGCGACTTCGACCTGCGCAAGGCGCGCCCTTACTCGGGATACGAGAACTTCGAATTCGAAGTGCCACTGGCGCACAACGGTGATGCCTACGATCGCTGCATGGTCCGCGTCGAAGAGATGCGCCAGAGCATCAAGATCATCGACCAGTGCATGCGCAACATGCCGGAAGGCCCGTACAAGGCGGATCACCCGCTGACCACGCCGCCGCCGAAAGAGCGCACGCTGCAGCACATCGAAACCTTGATCACGCACTTCCTGCAGGTTTCGTGGGGTCCGGTCATGCCGGCCAACGAGTCCTTCCAGATGATTGAAGCGACCAAGGGCATCAACAGTTATTACCTGACGAGCGACGGCGGCACCATGAGCTACCGTACCCGGATCCGCACCCCAAGCTACCCGCATCTGCAACAGATCCCTTCGGTGATCAAAGGCAGCATGGTCGCGGACTTGATTGCGTACCTGGGTAGTATCGACTTCGTTATGGCCGACGTGGACCGCTAAGCATGAACAGCACGCTTATCCAGACAGACCGTTTCGCCCTGAGCGAATCCGAGCGCTCGGCCATCGAGCACGAAATGCATCACTACGAAGACCCGCGCGCGGCGTCCATCGAAGCCCTGAAGATAGTCCAGAAAGAACGCGGTTGGGTGCCGGACGGCGCCATCTATGCGATCGGCGAAGTGCTGGGCATCCCCGCCAGTGACGTTGAAGGTGTGGCCACGTTCTACAGCCAGATCTTCCGTCAACCGGTCGGCCGCCACATCATCCGCGTCTGCAACAGCATGGTCTGCTTCATCGCCGGTCACGAAGACATCGTCGGTGAGATTCAAAGCACGCTGGGCATCGGCCTGGGTCAGACCACGGCCGACGGCCGCTTCACGCTGCTGCCGGCCTGCTGCCTGGGCAACTGCGACAAGGCACCGGCGGTCATGATCGACGACGATACTTTCGGCAATCTGCAGCCTGCGGGCGTCGCCCAGCTGCTGGAGGGTTACGTATGACCATCACTTCATTCGGTCCGGCCAACCTGATCACACGCACGCCGGAAACCCATCCGCTGACCTGGCGTCTGCGCGACGACGGCGAGCCGGTGTGGTTCGACGAGTACGTGGCCAAAGACGGCTATGCCGCTGCCCGCAAAGCCTTCGCCCAGCAAACGCCTGACGAAATCGTCCAGTCGGTCAAGGACTCCGGCCTCAAGGGCCGTGGCGGCGCCGGCTTCCCCACGGGCGTGAAGTGGGGCCTGATGCCCAAAGACGAATCCCTCAACATCCGCTACCTGCTGTGCAACGCGGACGAGATGGAACCGAACACCTGGAAAGACCGCATGCTGATGGAGCAACTGCCCCATCTGCTGGTGGAAGGTATGCTGATCAGTGCCCGCGCACTGAAGGCCTACCGCGGTTACATCTTCCTGCGTGGCGAATACGTCACGGCGGCCAAGCACCTGAACCGCGCTGTGGCTGAAGCCAAGGCCGCGGGTCTGTTGGGCAAGAACATCCTGGGCACCGGCTTCGACTTCGAGCTGTTCGTCCACACCGGCGCCGGGCGTTATATCTGCGGTGAAGAAACCGCACTGATCAACTCCCTGGAAGGCCGTCGCGCCAACCCGCGCTCCAAGCCGCCCTTCCCCGCCGCCGTTGGCGTGTGGGGCAAGCCGACCTGTGTGAACAACGTCGAAACCCTGTGCAACGTCCCGGCGATCGTGAACAACGGCAACGACTGGTACAAGTCCCTCGCCCGCGAAGGCAGTGAAGACCACGGCACCAAGCTGATGGGCTTCTCCGGCAAAGTGAAGAACCCGGGTATCTGGGAACTGCCATTCGGCCTGCCGGCGCGTGAGCTTTTCGAAGACTACGCAGGCGGCATGCGCGACGGCTTCAAGCTCAAGTGCTGGCAGCCAGGCGGCGCCGGTACCGGTTTCCTGCTGCCCGAACATCTCGACTGCGCGTTCTACGCGGGCGGCGTGGCCAAGGTCGGCACCCGGATGGGTACCGGTCTTGCGATGGCGGTGGACGACAAGGTCAACATGGTCTCGCTGCTGCGCAACATGGAAGAGTTCTTCGCTCAGGAGTCGTGCGGTTTCTGCACACCTTGCCGCGACGGCTTGCCGTGGAGCGTGAAGATGCTGCGAGCGCTCGAGAACGGCCAGGGTCAACCGGGCGATATCGAAACGCTGCTGGGGTTGGTCAACTT
Proteins encoded:
- the nuoE gene encoding NADH-quinone oxidoreductase subunit NuoE, coding for MNSTLIQTDRFALSESERSAIEHEMHHYEDPRAASIEALKIVQKERGWVPDGAIYAIGEVLGIPASDVEGVATFYSQIFRQPVGRHIIRVCNSMVCFIAGHEDIVGEIQSTLGIGLGQTTADGRFTLLPACCLGNCDKAPAVMIDDDTFGNLQPAGVAQLLEGYV
- the nuoF gene encoding NADH-quinone oxidoreductase subunit NuoF — encoded protein: MTITSFGPANLITRTPETHPLTWRLRDDGEPVWFDEYVAKDGYAAARKAFAQQTPDEIVQSVKDSGLKGRGGAGFPTGVKWGLMPKDESLNIRYLLCNADEMEPNTWKDRMLMEQLPHLLVEGMLISARALKAYRGYIFLRGEYVTAAKHLNRAVAEAKAAGLLGKNILGTGFDFELFVHTGAGRYICGEETALINSLEGRRANPRSKPPFPAAVGVWGKPTCVNNVETLCNVPAIVNNGNDWYKSLAREGSEDHGTKLMGFSGKVKNPGIWELPFGLPARELFEDYAGGMRDGFKLKCWQPGGAGTGFLLPEHLDCAFYAGGVAKVGTRMGTGLAMAVDDKVNMVSLLRNMEEFFAQESCGFCTPCRDGLPWSVKMLRALENGQGQPGDIETLLGLVNFLGPGKTFCAHAPGAVEPLGSAIKYFRPEFEAGIAPAARAAGLVPGKAPTIVGA
- the nuoC gene encoding NADH-quinone oxidoreductase subunit C/D; translated protein: MTADTALYIPPYKADDQDVVVELHNRFGAEAFTAQSTVTGMPVLWVARAKLFEILTFLRNVPKPYSMLYDLHGVDERLRTKRRGLPDADFTVFYHLLSVERNSDVMIKVALSEGDLSVPTITSIWPNANWYEREVWDMFGIDFPGHPHLSRIMMPPTWEGHPLRKDYPARATEFDPYSLTLAKQQLEEEAARFRPEDWGMKRSGTNEDYMFLNLGPNHPSAHGAFRIVLQLDGEEIVDCVPDIGYHHRGAEKMAERQSWHSFIPYTDRIDYLGGVMNNLPYVLSVEKLAGIKVPEKVDVIRIMMAEFFRITSHLLFLGTYIQDVGAMTPVFFTFTDRQKAYTVIEAITGFRLHPAWYRIGGVAHDLPRGWDKLVKDFVEWLPKRLDEYTKAALQNSILKGRTIGVAAYNTKEALEWGVTGAGLRSTGCDFDLRKARPYSGYENFEFEVPLAHNGDAYDRCMVRVEEMRQSIKIIDQCMRNMPEGPYKADHPLTTPPPKERTLQHIETLITHFLQVSWGPVMPANESFQMIEATKGINSYYLTSDGGTMSYRTRIRTPSYPHLQQIPSVIKGSMVADLIAYLGSIDFVMADVDR